The following are encoded in a window of Bacillus sp. SORGH_AS_0510 genomic DNA:
- a CDS encoding DUF4179 domain-containing protein, translating into MKRVEEQLMDEKKRLDSIIVPEDLEARLRNALTPVPQRSKRKAPMWMFIAVALLFMSIVSYQYNAFAYYGKKIFGFDEVISGPLKQLNNEGMGQIIEKKTKLKDGTDFIINGIMTDANQFILYYTLKNPNGIEEDMSFHLSKLTGFLTNSYAVSETAISNPDQTEVKGTMSFEPVSPFSKTLTLHYIQQLDNNKMTAESISFSYNPNQALQTEIKQSIKKTFKVDKGTITFNSITATPTATVIKGSLNVEDFDRVESSWDGIELLANGRAIPMQGSGTTTGFTGRTFELRFDPLPKQLDSLQLVIKEFVGYKKLNQKISLTAIGNKPIAMDNKELWVKNMKTTAQGVEITIVTEDDVMLDGVSVKTQNKVIPLQTTVNQTKTQLEDGRPMKERTLLFKTTKTPEYLLIKGMHYMEPYQVTLDIPLD; encoded by the coding sequence ATGAAACGAGTTGAGGAACAGTTGATGGACGAGAAGAAACGCCTGGACTCCATCATCGTACCCGAAGATTTAGAAGCTAGATTAAGAAATGCGCTCACCCCTGTGCCTCAAAGGAGCAAACGAAAAGCGCCGATGTGGATGTTCATAGCGGTCGCCCTATTATTTATGTCCATCGTCAGCTATCAATACAATGCTTTTGCATACTACGGTAAGAAAATTTTCGGATTTGATGAAGTCATTTCCGGCCCATTAAAGCAACTCAATAATGAGGGCATGGGACAGATCATTGAGAAAAAAACAAAACTAAAAGATGGTACCGATTTTATCATCAATGGAATTATGACAGATGCCAATCAATTCATTTTGTATTATACATTAAAGAATCCAAATGGAATCGAGGAAGACATGTCGTTTCATCTTTCAAAATTGACCGGCTTTTTAACGAATTCCTATGCAGTGTCAGAGACAGCAATCTCGAATCCTGATCAAACAGAAGTGAAAGGAACCATGTCCTTCGAGCCGGTCAGTCCATTTTCAAAAACATTGACGCTGCATTATATTCAACAACTTGATAATAACAAAATGACTGCCGAAAGTATTTCATTCTCTTATAATCCAAACCAAGCATTACAAACGGAGATAAAACAATCGATTAAAAAGACGTTTAAAGTCGACAAAGGCACCATTACCTTTAACTCCATTACAGCTACACCAACAGCAACCGTCATTAAAGGGTCTCTAAATGTCGAGGACTTCGACAGGGTTGAATCTTCATGGGATGGAATAGAATTACTTGCAAATGGAAGGGCCATTCCAATGCAAGGCAGTGGTACCACAACTGGATTCACTGGCAGAACATTCGAGCTCCGATTTGATCCATTGCCCAAGCAGCTAGACTCCCTACAATTAGTTATTAAAGAGTTTGTAGGCTATAAAAAGCTGAATCAAAAAATCTCCCTAACTGCAATAGGGAATAAGCCCATTGCGATGGACAATAAAGAACTTTGGGTAAAGAATATGAAAACGACAGCACAAGGTGTTGAAATCACCATTGTGACTGAAGATGATGTGATGCTTGATGGGGTATCAGTTAAAACGCAGAACAAGGTCATTCCTTTACAAACAACAGTCAATCAAACCAAAACACAACTAGAAGACGGGCGACCCATGAAGGAACGTACATTATTATTTAAAACAACCAAAACGCCGGAATATCTTTTGATAAAAGGTATGCACTATATGGAACCATATCAGGTTACCTTGGATATTCCATTGGATTAG
- a CDS encoding RNA polymerase sigma factor produces the protein MNVVRLVKKAKKGNKEALLELIMAEKEAYYKLALTYLGNQHDALDALEEMIVVLYEKIIQLKKDEAFYSWSKTILVNTCRSMLRKQKKVVSIDGWETAAKNQEPRDDRSYDAYRSSEQLLDIQESLKQLNPHQREAIQLKYFHDLDYETIATVTNVSIGTAKSRVFQGLKKLREYYGGEMDETS, from the coding sequence ATGAATGTGGTACGTTTAGTGAAGAAGGCAAAGAAGGGGAATAAGGAAGCGTTACTTGAATTAATCATGGCTGAAAAAGAGGCTTATTATAAACTTGCCCTTACGTATCTGGGTAACCAGCACGATGCGCTAGACGCGCTAGAGGAGATGATTGTGGTTTTATATGAAAAAATCATTCAACTCAAGAAAGATGAAGCATTTTATAGCTGGAGCAAAACCATTTTGGTAAACACATGCCGCTCCATGCTTCGAAAGCAAAAAAAGGTAGTCTCCATCGATGGATGGGAGACGGCGGCAAAAAATCAGGAGCCCCGTGATGATCGGTCCTATGACGCTTATAGGAGTAGTGAGCAACTTTTAGATATCCAAGAGTCTCTCAAACAGTTAAACCCTCATCAAAGGGAAGCCATTCAATTAAAATATTTTCACGACCTCGATTATGAAACCATCGCTACCGTTACAAATGTTTCAATCGGAACGGCTAAATCAAGGGTCTTTCAAGGATTAAAAAAGCTAAGAGAATATTATGGAGGGGAAATGGATGAAACGAGTTGA
- a CDS encoding ABC transporter substrate-binding protein gives MNERYFAMRAHFLQREVNGECTFKLNELEELWFCSLQNVKRILHQFEESCKISYLPGVGRGNPSRLRFSEPFQREVEEFMKDCMENGQLDQAAQLLRLPIPKSWIAKVSADIQEMFGYHQGTESKDVLHAFISRDITTLDPLKVSISFESHLIEYLGDTLVKYEAANDRILPHIAHHFESSEDGTKWTFYLRKGIVFHHHEPLTSKDVAYTVERMKHSTDSSYQWLARDIESVECSGPYKVTILLKKKNPFFLRYIASPNFCILPANLPFNEGEWIGTGPFLLKERSRNKVVLEAFDRYFLERPLLDELHFYKVTEEAAAVVDFTLENPPSEETLSKHEIETGFRFMMCNLKRETIVQHPSFRKALYHLMDVNLLAKDLGWEQWIEASSFINQRSFPQSKDPKEIFPLLEEAGYTGEPIQLYHMDYQKAFVVAEWYRKQGEQYGINFVLQKFTFDDFYRREMDKNADLVFIGEVSSLDPHLSFLGAFYNDTLLFRRMFPLDSLEWIDAKLEEFKQVDAVIREAIMVEIEAHIRENNLLIFQHHPIKTRTFHPMIKDVKFHSFGHFDFSRLWIPN, from the coding sequence GTGAATGAACGCTATTTTGCCATGAGAGCCCACTTTCTTCAACGCGAAGTGAATGGGGAGTGCACCTTTAAATTAAATGAGCTAGAAGAACTTTGGTTTTGTTCGTTGCAGAACGTCAAACGAATACTCCACCAGTTCGAGGAGTCATGCAAGATTTCCTATCTGCCTGGTGTGGGGAGAGGAAACCCTTCGAGACTACGATTTTCCGAGCCTTTTCAGAGGGAAGTCGAAGAGTTTATGAAGGATTGTATGGAAAATGGCCAACTGGATCAGGCCGCACAGCTCCTAAGACTCCCTATCCCAAAGTCGTGGATTGCTAAGGTGTCGGCCGATATCCAGGAAATGTTCGGCTATCACCAGGGAACCGAATCCAAGGATGTTCTCCATGCTTTTATCTCAAGGGATATTACGACGTTAGATCCATTGAAAGTATCCATTTCTTTTGAATCTCATTTAATAGAATACCTGGGGGATACGCTCGTCAAATACGAGGCGGCAAATGACCGGATTCTCCCTCATATTGCGCACCATTTTGAATCGAGTGAAGACGGGACGAAGTGGACCTTTTACTTAAGGAAGGGAATTGTCTTTCACCACCATGAGCCCCTGACGAGCAAGGATGTTGCCTATACCGTTGAAAGAATGAAACACAGCACTGATTCTTCTTATCAATGGCTTGCGAGAGACATAGAAAGTGTGGAATGTTCAGGTCCCTATAAAGTTACGATTCTCTTGAAAAAGAAAAATCCATTTTTTTTAAGATACATAGCGTCACCTAATTTCTGCATCCTCCCTGCCAACCTGCCTTTCAACGAGGGAGAATGGATTGGTACCGGCCCCTTTCTGCTGAAGGAACGTTCACGAAATAAAGTAGTGTTGGAGGCATTCGACCGCTACTTCCTTGAACGGCCGCTCCTGGATGAACTTCATTTTTATAAGGTGACAGAGGAGGCTGCAGCAGTCGTGGATTTCACTTTGGAGAATCCACCATCGGAGGAAACCCTAAGCAAACATGAAATTGAAACAGGCTTCCGATTTATGATGTGCAACTTGAAACGAGAAACGATTGTCCAGCATCCTTCCTTCCGAAAAGCGCTGTACCATTTGATGGATGTGAATCTACTGGCGAAGGACCTCGGGTGGGAACAATGGATCGAAGCGAGTAGTTTTATCAACCAGCGATCATTTCCACAGTCGAAAGACCCTAAGGAGATCTTTCCACTTTTAGAAGAAGCGGGCTATACGGGGGAACCCATTCAGCTGTATCACATGGATTATCAGAAAGCTTTTGTGGTCGCAGAGTGGTATAGGAAACAAGGGGAACAGTATGGAATCAATTTTGTCCTGCAGAAATTTACCTTCGATGATTTCTATCGTCGAGAAATGGATAAGAACGCTGACTTGGTTTTCATCGGAGAGGTTTCATCCCTTGATCCCCATCTTTCGTTCTTGGGGGCCTTTTACAATGACACGCTTTTATTCCGGCGGATGTTCCCATTGGACTCTCTGGAGTGGATTGACGCAAAGCTGGAGGAATTCAAACAAGTGGATGCAGTGATTAGGGAAGCGATTATGGTTGAAATTGAAGCACATATACGGGAAAACAACCTGTTGATATTTCAGCATCACCCAATAAAAACAAGAACCTTCCACCCCATGATCAAAGACGTCAAATTCCACTCATTCGGACACTTTGACTTTTCTCGGCTATGGATTCCGAACTAG
- a CDS encoding MFS transporter, protein MFRTLHPNIKIRIYTSFLSRVVGSAIFPFMAIYFTKEINVSTAGILVLIQVCVQFIAGLYGGYLADIIGRKRLMVAGEVMKVGAFACMLAVNSPIFVSPWITFIMMLLIGVSSGIVNPAAEAMLIDVSTKETRAFMYSVNYWAVNLSIMIGLMIGGWFFEHYFFELLGVLTFMSLVTLWITAAFIIDTYQVKKGAGDKTYGLKPMVKSYGLVIKDWAFMAFTLGGIAILSIEFQRNNFISVRLEKEIIPQTIHLFNSFAFDLDGIKLLSLLTVVNTMMVVLFTAVTAKWIKGKKEEPIMYVGFILFGLGYFFLAFSNSIPMLFISVVVLTIGELLYVPTRQSLLADIVDDSKRGTYMAMNGLVFQVGKMIGALGLIIGNIIGGIAMGAGFLALVVLSIVFSRLALRPTEVEFRDSPPAL, encoded by the coding sequence ATGTTTCGTACGTTACATCCTAATATTAAAATCAGAATCTATACATCTTTTTTAAGCCGAGTGGTTGGTTCCGCCATATTCCCGTTCATGGCGATCTATTTTACGAAGGAAATCAATGTATCCACAGCAGGCATTCTCGTTCTCATTCAAGTTTGTGTTCAATTCATTGCTGGACTTTATGGTGGGTACCTGGCAGATATCATCGGACGAAAACGGCTGATGGTGGCTGGGGAAGTCATGAAGGTAGGCGCCTTTGCCTGTATGCTTGCTGTGAATTCACCGATATTTGTGTCACCATGGATCACTTTTATCATGATGCTGTTAATCGGCGTTTCATCTGGGATCGTAAACCCTGCAGCAGAAGCGATGCTGATTGATGTGAGTACGAAGGAGACAAGGGCCTTCATGTACTCGGTCAATTACTGGGCGGTGAACTTGTCGATCATGATCGGCCTGATGATCGGGGGCTGGTTTTTTGAACATTACTTTTTCGAATTGTTAGGGGTATTAACCTTCATGAGCCTTGTGACGCTTTGGATTACGGCAGCCTTCATCATCGATACGTATCAAGTGAAGAAGGGGGCAGGCGACAAGACATATGGATTGAAGCCTATGGTGAAAAGCTACGGATTGGTCATTAAGGACTGGGCGTTCATGGCGTTTACGCTGGGTGGGATTGCTATCTTATCCATTGAATTTCAACGGAATAATTTTATCTCCGTCAGACTTGAAAAAGAAATCATTCCACAGACAATTCATCTGTTTAACAGCTTCGCCTTTGACTTAGACGGAATCAAGTTATTGAGCCTCCTGACAGTGGTCAATACCATGATGGTTGTTCTCTTTACTGCGGTTACCGCAAAATGGATTAAAGGGAAGAAAGAAGAGCCGATTATGTATGTGGGTTTTATTCTTTTCGGTCTGGGCTACTTCTTCTTGGCCTTCAGCAACAGCATTCCTATGCTTTTTATCTCAGTGGTCGTCTTAACCATCGGCGAACTGCTCTATGTCCCGACAAGGCAGTCACTCTTGGCGGATATTGTGGATGACAGCAAGAGGGGCACCTATATGGCTATGAATGGCCTCGTATTTCAAGTGGGAAAAATGATTGGGGCATTAGGTTTGATTATCGGCAACATCATCGGTGGAATAGCGATGGGAGCTGGATTCCTGGCACTAGTCGTACTCAGCATCGTCTTTTCAAGGCTAGCATTGAGACCAACAGAGGTAGAATTTAGGGACAGTCCCCCAGCGCTTTAA
- a CDS encoding TetR/AcrR family transcriptional regulator yields the protein MRESSMDLRVLRTKEAIRKALVELMEEKGFDAITVKDITSRAKINRGTFYTHYQDKFDLMVKCQEEIMAEMAGIVKKNLPEVLAELETTSSPIVPFAFAVSIFEYFKENSGFMKAVLSPKGDLSFIIKLKEFMWKTLFGNHANALIKEEDLLVPGQYLVSYISSAHLGVVQQWLNSGMKESPQEMARILSTITINGPFFAAGLKKGDSPPAR from the coding sequence TTGCGGGAAAGTAGCATGGATTTGCGCGTACTTCGGACAAAAGAGGCGATTCGAAAGGCATTAGTCGAGTTAATGGAGGAAAAGGGCTTTGACGCTATCACCGTGAAGGATATTACGAGTAGGGCAAAGATCAATAGAGGCACGTTTTATACTCACTATCAGGATAAGTTTGATTTAATGGTCAAATGTCAGGAAGAAATCATGGCTGAAATGGCCGGCATTGTCAAAAAGAACTTGCCAGAGGTGCTTGCCGAGCTTGAGACTACTTCTTCGCCCATCGTGCCATTTGCCTTCGCTGTTTCCATTTTCGAATATTTCAAGGAGAATAGTGGGTTTATGAAGGCGGTGTTAAGTCCCAAGGGGGATTTGTCTTTTATCATCAAATTGAAAGAGTTTATGTGGAAAACCCTGTTTGGTAACCACGCAAACGCCCTGATCAAAGAGGAAGATTTACTTGTACCAGGTCAATATTTAGTGTCGTACATATCGTCGGCACATTTAGGAGTGGTTCAGCAATGGCTGAATAGTGGCATGAAAGAATCTCCGCAAGAGATGGCGCGCATCCTTTCCACCATTACCATTAATGGCCCGTTCTTTGCAGCGGGATTGAAAAAGGGGGACAGTCCCCCGGCGCGTTAA
- a CDS encoding YhgE/Pip domain-containing protein has translation MLKNKLAWLSPTIALAVIFLFSLTLFPTVQPQPKNLPIAIVNEDQGVEIPDQPALNMGQTIVEMIQKSSKTTEEPVVKWVKVKSKEEVLTGLNHQEYYAALVIPEDFSAKQASLRTPAPSSPEVQIYINQGMNMAASTMAGQLLNGVVDNMNQTVRTQLLKGFEAKGASLTVDQAAHLATPITKKVTNVNEVGKHSANGNAPVSLFQPLWMASMAGAVILFIAASKMPIRTRKDTLVTRVGQILFGAVVSVVIGFGFTWIASGMVGLHINDFTDTALFLTIAAFSFILLISAVLSLTGLRGIPIFVLLLFFGGPLLAMAPEMMSPFYRDWIYSWLPMRFMVEGLRELLFFGKGLSWGTSVSALVWIGLVSMVVILGKALLKRTAGENHGTEASASNPF, from the coding sequence ATGTTAAAAAACAAACTAGCATGGCTGTCCCCAACCATTGCACTGGCCGTTATATTTCTTTTTTCATTAACATTATTTCCAACGGTCCAGCCTCAACCGAAAAATTTGCCCATTGCGATTGTGAATGAGGATCAGGGAGTGGAAATCCCGGATCAACCCGCATTGAATATGGGCCAAACAATTGTTGAGATGATACAAAAATCTTCTAAAACCACTGAAGAGCCTGTGGTTAAGTGGGTAAAAGTAAAGAGTAAAGAGGAGGTCTTGACGGGGTTAAATCATCAAGAGTATTATGCGGCATTAGTCATCCCTGAAGACTTTAGCGCCAAGCAAGCATCATTACGGACACCGGCCCCTTCTTCACCAGAAGTACAAATCTATATCAATCAAGGCATGAACATGGCGGCATCCACCATGGCGGGGCAACTGTTAAATGGAGTAGTGGACAATATGAACCAAACGGTTCGTACACAACTCCTAAAAGGATTTGAAGCAAAAGGGGCTTCTTTGACCGTGGACCAGGCTGCCCATCTAGCGACGCCAATTACGAAGAAAGTGACCAATGTAAACGAGGTTGGCAAACATAGTGCAAATGGGAACGCGCCTGTTTCTTTATTCCAACCATTATGGATGGCCAGTATGGCAGGTGCTGTCATTCTGTTTATCGCCGCCAGCAAAATGCCGATCAGGACGCGAAAAGATACCCTCGTGACTAGGGTCGGACAAATTTTGTTTGGAGCCGTTGTATCAGTTGTCATTGGCTTTGGTTTTACCTGGATCGCCAGCGGGATGGTAGGATTGCATATCAACGATTTCACGGATACTGCATTATTTTTAACCATTGCTGCCTTTAGTTTCATCTTACTGATCTCGGCCGTGCTTTCGTTAACGGGGTTACGAGGCATACCCATTTTTGTCCTATTACTGTTCTTCGGAGGGCCATTACTTGCAATGGCCCCCGAAATGATGTCGCCGTTTTACCGAGATTGGATCTACTCCTGGCTACCGATGCGATTTATGGTAGAAGGCCTTCGGGAATTACTCTTCTTTGGAAAGGGATTAAGTTGGGGCACTTCCGTTTCTGCTCTGGTGTGGATTGGCTTAGTAAGCATGGTGGTCATTTTAGGTAAAGCCCTCTTAAAGCGAACAGCAGGTGAGAATCACGGGACGGAAGCAAGTGCCTCTAATCCCTTCTAG
- a CDS encoding putative protein N(5)-glutamine methyltransferase, with product MGLLKDHETVKSIIVILRAAGCVFPEEETQLLMSEAGSIDELMRMVGTRASGLPLEYVLGYTNFFGLRIGVERGVFVPRRRTEFLVRQAQALIRTDDVVVDLCCGSGAVGAAIAAGLKPIELHSVDIDSIAVQCASRNLSNIGGGVYEGDLYRALPQSLRGRVNTIVANVPYVPTNAIGLLPQEARIYEPTVTLDGGEDGLDLQRRVAEEAPQWLVSGGHLLVETSERQSAQTLKIFSKAGLIARIARDEELDATVVIGIK from the coding sequence ATAGGATTATTAAAAGATCATGAAACGGTAAAAAGTATCATTGTTATTTTACGAGCAGCAGGTTGTGTTTTTCCTGAAGAAGAAACACAGTTACTGATGTCAGAAGCAGGCAGCATCGATGAGTTAATGAGAATGGTAGGAACACGGGCAAGTGGCTTACCGCTAGAATACGTACTTGGATATACAAACTTTTTTGGGTTGCGAATAGGGGTAGAGCGGGGAGTCTTTGTTCCGCGTAGACGAACGGAATTCCTGGTTCGGCAGGCACAAGCATTGATTCGCACAGATGACGTTGTAGTTGATTTGTGTTGCGGGAGTGGAGCTGTTGGGGCAGCGATTGCAGCCGGATTGAAGCCAATTGAATTACACTCTGTTGATATTGATTCCATTGCTGTGCAATGTGCATCTCGCAACCTTTCGAATATTGGTGGAGGGGTTTATGAAGGTGACTTGTATCGTGCATTGCCTCAATCGTTACGGGGCCGTGTGAACACCATAGTGGCCAACGTTCCTTACGTTCCAACTAATGCCATTGGGCTGCTTCCCCAAGAGGCCCGCATATATGAGCCAACAGTTACGCTTGATGGAGGAGAGGACGGGTTGGACCTTCAGCGTAGAGTAGCGGAAGAAGCGCCACAATGGCTGGTTTCTGGAGGACATCTATTAGTCGAGACGAGTGAAAGGCAGTCTGCTCAAACCTTAAAAATTTTTTCTAAGGCGGGGCTAATTGCGCGAATTGCAAGAGATGAAGAATTGGATGCGACGGTTGTTATTGGTATAAAGTAG
- a CDS encoding M28 family peptidase — MYNHIAYLSGVPRQAGTDGELRGVQYIESQFKQYGYETEVQPFPIYTVVRNNVSGLLEIGGENLKPYVFSGSYSGEVTAELVDVGKALKGTVPDTVKGKIALIERGDIPFVEKVQNVVDMGAVGVVMYNNSGTSNTFGQVSFGQNVPAVAITRAQGLALAEQVKSGPVTAHIKVTGSGLEKKTSYNVIAKMKPKKNKDTGQVVMIGAHHDSVPNGPGANDDASGVSAVLELARVMATAPIDTELRFVTFGSEELGLLGSYHYAESLSDEDADRIVAHFQMDMIGSKDAGGDNKANGLIMYTIDGQKNLVTDLASAAGARTALGEVVPYGQLGRSDHQPFHELGIPAALFIHSPLEPWYHSPADTIDKIDKNKLQETAEIVGASVYQIARPETPALQHSRVAPQPVDYDFENRPPGA; from the coding sequence ATGTATAACCACATTGCCTATTTATCAGGGGTTCCTCGTCAGGCTGGAACGGATGGCGAGCTTAGAGGCGTTCAGTACATAGAGAGCCAGTTTAAACAATACGGCTATGAGACGGAGGTGCAGCCTTTCCCAATCTATACTGTTGTTCGCAATAATGTCAGCGGCTTATTGGAAATTGGCGGGGAGAATTTGAAGCCCTATGTTTTCTCAGGTTCCTACAGTGGAGAGGTGACCGCTGAATTGGTGGATGTGGGCAAGGCGCTGAAAGGCACGGTGCCTGATACCGTAAAAGGGAAAATTGCGTTGATTGAACGCGGGGATATCCCCTTTGTTGAAAAAGTGCAAAATGTAGTGGATATGGGCGCGGTTGGGGTCGTTATGTACAACAATAGTGGTACATCGAACACGTTTGGACAAGTTAGTTTTGGACAAAATGTTCCTGCTGTTGCGATTACGAGGGCCCAAGGTTTGGCGCTCGCTGAACAAGTGAAAAGTGGACCTGTAACGGCGCATATTAAGGTCACAGGGTCTGGCCTTGAGAAAAAAACCTCCTACAACGTGATCGCCAAAATGAAGCCAAAGAAAAACAAAGACACCGGTCAAGTAGTCATGATTGGAGCACACCATGATTCCGTTCCGAACGGCCCGGGAGCGAATGATGATGCCTCTGGTGTTTCTGCGGTGCTAGAGCTTGCTAGAGTTATGGCTACTGCGCCGATTGACACTGAGCTTCGTTTCGTGACGTTCGGCTCGGAGGAACTGGGGCTATTGGGGTCCTATCATTATGCAGAGTCCTTAAGTGATGAGGATGCGGACCGCATCGTTGCCCACTTCCAAATGGATATGATCGGCAGTAAGGATGCCGGTGGGGACAATAAGGCGAACGGTTTAATCATGTACACCATTGATGGACAGAAAAACTTGGTGACGGATCTTGCTTCCGCGGCAGGGGCGAGGACGGCCTTGGGTGAAGTGGTTCCGTATGGTCAATTGGGACGAAGCGACCACCAACCATTCCATGAGTTAGGGATCCCTGCGGCATTATTCATTCACTCGCCGCTGGAGCCATGGTATCACTCACCGGCTGATACGATCGACAAAATTGATAAAAACAAACTGCAGGAAACGGCTGAAATTGTCGGTGCATCTGTCTATCAAATTGCCCGTCCGGAAACTCCAGCATTACAGCATTCTAGGGTAGCACCGCAACCGGTAGACTATGATTTTGAAAATCGCCCACCGGGGGCTTAA